The following coding sequences are from one Leptospira mayottensis 200901116 window:
- a CDS encoding ComEC/Rec2 family competence protein, translating to MKKHIQNWLPCSAYSKISLGTFVGIVIDLILPGMILLWIGIGVIAISIGSLLKKRFQIVKYSIFGMFLFACVSTYFPVRFQKNPQKNAISQKNPFGKLEKVFQEKFREQVLLELKEADLKKNSNRVALGLIFGEAKQLSREFKTKAKEGGILHLFAASGLHLGILMGVQYRLLRLIPSLGYKLPRIIPLLTGFLYLSALGYPVSLSRAWIFAGMLLFQGLFFRKLRSVDLLLGSAWILWIVDPPGLYTVSFCLSFGAVTGIFLFSYPIQTTCNFLSDENPITSFFKENLSVSFSAGLGTMPVLLFAFGSFSFGSILLNLIVVPLAGILLPILYSSLIIQKIKLTFLAEPFWSITEFLIQILIYLSETLSQSLGFYREMGGAIWIGIIGWVLLCVGIFLYTYFMEKNYLRGAPKYKLSAEVSDRNSKDADFPPLDSDSAFPEIDTAIYKQKFEEISKNIQNSEYYKLENKKRFRKKSYPIFCVSFFIFIFGIHVLLYQSPNLFPTENRIVNNRFFFILRSGDSLIFSGKCKYGYKTISNVFRISKKTYCDSTDKRPLKNVFVEEESCLVWAFQCLQDRSQIDIFYSGRDFELWSRASRFHFLKSNPIREIPLSKESKILFFHTKKDFLFQLSQKTKTGSGWILLETPYGSRDNSEVWNRNRKLLGLSENWMFLEKDELQRIPISKGF from the coding sequence GTGAAAAAACATATCCAAAACTGGTTGCCTTGCTCCGCATATTCAAAAATTTCCTTAGGAACATTTGTAGGAATCGTCATTGATTTAATCCTACCAGGCATGATCCTTCTATGGATCGGAATCGGCGTAATTGCAATTTCGATCGGATCACTTCTAAAAAAAAGGTTTCAAATTGTAAAATATTCCATTTTTGGAATGTTTCTTTTCGCATGTGTTTCGACCTATTTTCCGGTAAGGTTCCAAAAAAATCCGCAGAAGAACGCTATTTCTCAAAAAAATCCTTTCGGAAAGCTAGAAAAAGTTTTCCAAGAAAAATTTAGAGAACAAGTTTTACTTGAGTTAAAAGAAGCCGACCTGAAAAAAAATTCCAACCGAGTTGCCTTAGGACTTATTTTCGGAGAAGCAAAACAACTTTCCAGAGAATTCAAAACGAAAGCGAAAGAAGGAGGAATTCTACATTTGTTTGCGGCCTCAGGACTACATCTCGGAATACTAATGGGAGTTCAATATCGACTTCTAAGACTAATACCGAGTTTAGGATACAAGCTACCGAGAATCATTCCTCTACTTACCGGATTTCTTTATCTGTCCGCTTTGGGCTATCCGGTTTCACTCTCAAGAGCCTGGATTTTTGCGGGAATGTTGTTGTTTCAAGGATTATTCTTTCGAAAATTACGATCGGTCGATCTGCTACTCGGTTCCGCCTGGATCTTATGGATCGTGGACCCTCCCGGATTGTATACGGTCTCTTTTTGTCTCTCTTTTGGAGCGGTAACTGGAATATTCCTTTTTTCTTATCCGATTCAAACCACTTGTAATTTTCTTTCAGATGAAAATCCAATAACTTCTTTCTTTAAAGAAAATCTATCGGTTTCATTTTCCGCCGGACTTGGAACAATGCCCGTGTTACTATTCGCATTCGGATCCTTCAGCTTCGGGTCGATTTTATTGAATTTAATCGTGGTTCCTCTGGCTGGGATATTGCTCCCAATACTTTATTCTTCTCTAATCATACAAAAGATAAAATTGACCTTCCTCGCCGAACCGTTTTGGTCCATTACGGAATTCTTAATTCAGATTTTGATCTACCTGTCGGAAACATTATCACAATCGCTCGGTTTTTACAGGGAAATGGGAGGCGCGATTTGGATCGGAATCATCGGTTGGGTCCTCCTCTGCGTCGGAATATTTCTTTATACTTATTTTATGGAAAAAAACTATTTGCGGGGTGCTCCGAAATACAAATTAAGCGCCGAAGTTTCCGACCGGAATTCGAAAGACGCAGATTTTCCTCCCCTCGATTCAGATTCTGCATTTCCAGAAATCGACACTGCGATCTACAAACAAAAATTCGAAGAAATTTCAAAAAACATTCAAAATTCGGAATATTATAAATTAGAAAATAAAAAAAGATTTAGGAAAAAATCGTATCCAATTTTTTGCGTTTCGTTTTTCATTTTTATCTTCGGAATCCATGTGCTTCTTTATCAGTCTCCGAATTTATTTCCTACAGAAAATCGTATCGTAAACAATCGGTTTTTCTTTATTTTGAGAAGCGGAGATTCTCTGATATTTTCCGGAAAATGCAAATATGGATATAAGACAATATCGAACGTATTTCGAATTTCTAAAAAAACTTATTGCGATTCCACCGATAAACGTCCCCTGAAAAACGTATTCGTGGAAGAAGAATCTTGTCTCGTCTGGGCCTTTCAATGTCTACAAGATCGCTCGCAAATCGACATTTTCTATTCGGGTCGTGATTTTGAACTTTGGAGCCGAGCGAGTCGATTTCATTTTCTCAAATCGAACCCGATCCGAGAGATCCCTCTATCGAAAGAATCCAAAATTCTATTTTTTCATACGAAAAAGGATTTCCTCTTCCAACTCTCTCAAAAAACGAAAACGGGCAGCGGTTGGATTCTTTTAGAAACTCCTTACGGAAGCCGGGATAACTCGGAAGTCTGGAATCGAAACCGAAAACTGCTTGGGCTTTCAGAGAATTGGATGTTTCTGGAAAAAGATGAACTCCAGAGAATACCCATTTCGAAAGGTTTCTGA
- the rsmA gene encoding 16S rRNA (adenine(1518)-N(6)/adenine(1519)-N(6))-dimethyltransferase RsmA translates to MNSREYPFRKVSEIRKFLESKSSAPLKKWGQNFLIDPNAIRSILNCLSFDLLSTIDRILEIGPGLGAISHGLLDFQKPVTLFEIDPVYAHWLREYLPEFEIREGNALDFLHEYSQDSTYLFGNLPYYISSELTLSSVKNLKGLKGAAFLVQKEFAKRISSEPSSIQFYLSAYGNWSLKKDVKAGAFYPRPNVDSSILEYKSCPVFEKQSGFIALECLCRTAFWGKRKKLTSSLRNAPIASLPAEVTLSENFSEEQFRNESVQSLENAGIDLNKRPEELRATDFHEAAQSLSVYISKILNIS, encoded by the coding sequence ATGAACTCCAGAGAATACCCATTTCGAAAGGTTTCTGAAATCCGCAAATTTTTGGAGTCTAAATCCTCGGCTCCATTAAAAAAATGGGGACAGAACTTTCTAATCGATCCGAATGCAATCCGATCCATTCTCAACTGTCTGAGTTTCGACCTTCTTTCGACAATTGATCGAATTTTGGAAATCGGTCCAGGGCTCGGTGCAATCTCACATGGATTGCTCGACTTCCAAAAGCCGGTCACCTTATTTGAAATCGATCCGGTTTACGCACATTGGCTCCGAGAATATCTTCCGGAATTCGAAATCAGGGAAGGTAATGCCTTGGACTTTTTGCACGAATACTCCCAAGATTCGACTTATCTCTTTGGAAATCTCCCTTATTACATTTCTTCCGAACTAACTTTAAGCTCCGTTAAAAATTTAAAAGGACTCAAAGGTGCTGCGTTTCTCGTACAAAAAGAATTTGCAAAAAGAATTTCAAGCGAACCTTCTTCGATTCAATTTTATCTTTCCGCATACGGAAATTGGAGTTTAAAGAAGGACGTCAAGGCCGGGGCTTTTTATCCTAGGCCGAACGTGGACTCCTCCATACTAGAATATAAATCTTGTCCGGTGTTCGAGAAACAATCCGGATTTATCGCACTCGAATGCCTTTGCAGAACTGCTTTCTGGGGAAAAAGAAAAAAACTGACTTCCTCACTTAGAAACGCACCAATCGCCTCCCTTCCCGCGGAAGTAACTCTCTCCGAAAATTTTTCAGAAGAACAGTTTCGAAATGAAAGCGTCCAATCTTTGGAAAACGCTGGAATCGATCTCAATAAAAGACCGGAAGAATTAAGGGCAACGGATTTTCACGAGGCTGCACAATCACTTTCCGTTTATATATCAAAAATATTGAATATATCTTAA
- a CDS encoding HDOD domain-containing protein, producing MKIQWFHYEKEGYFLSVKNLNEPIESLNPLYLRITHFNRNIDKIIGFLLDRYLQYLDIIPLRECIFSILRETIMNAVKANQKRVIFKEAGWDIKDPVQYETGMEKFKEKLISKKDLYADLLEQNGLYVLVTFGFNQNSFLLKVANNVGLLPEENQRIQERISKARTYNNLSEVFENHGDESEGAGLGLAMSLLMLKNEGIEGDSYRIKSEEGITSAYIKIPFEFKKKNTNLQKTGEILSELDNLPTFPDNVNQIMSLINKPDSSIHNITELVGRDISLSANILKLANSASFSQRTKVENLEGAIKVIGLSELNSILLSLGTKKILEEKYKEFESIWERSSLSAFICRRLGERMGWKKQTITVLVCAALLHDVGRVILLSLEPDMSEKISEILGNRLLPSPLTLEEAALGISHTTLGGMICEKWNFSDTIRVAAEMHHRPLLVKKEFQDAVFSIYLSDMIIDISRGLSDYFLIQSAVLQHFGFKKEAELDEFMKRTLQEYKEFDKKS from the coding sequence ATGAAGATTCAATGGTTTCATTATGAAAAAGAAGGGTATTTTCTCTCCGTCAAAAATCTGAACGAACCGATTGAATCCCTCAATCCACTTTATTTAAGAATCACTCATTTCAATCGAAACATCGATAAAATTATCGGTTTTCTGCTAGATCGCTATCTTCAGTATCTGGACATCATACCTCTCAGAGAATGTATCTTTTCCATTTTAAGAGAGACTATCATGAACGCCGTGAAGGCGAATCAAAAGAGGGTGATTTTTAAGGAAGCGGGTTGGGATATCAAGGATCCGGTTCAATACGAAACGGGAATGGAAAAATTCAAGGAGAAATTAATTTCCAAGAAGGACCTTTATGCTGATCTTCTTGAACAAAACGGGTTGTACGTTCTCGTTACGTTCGGTTTTAATCAGAATAGTTTTCTTCTGAAGGTGGCAAATAACGTTGGTCTTCTTCCCGAAGAGAATCAAAGGATCCAAGAAAGAATTTCAAAGGCACGCACGTATAACAATCTTTCGGAGGTTTTCGAAAATCATGGGGACGAATCGGAGGGAGCCGGTTTGGGACTTGCGATGTCTCTTCTGATGTTAAAAAACGAAGGAATTGAAGGGGATTCGTATCGGATCAAATCCGAAGAAGGAATTACGTCGGCTTATATCAAAATTCCTTTCGAATTTAAGAAAAAAAATACCAATCTTCAAAAAACGGGGGAGATCCTTTCCGAATTGGATAATCTACCCACGTTTCCCGACAATGTAAATCAGATCATGAGTCTGATTAATAAACCGGATTCTTCGATCCATAATATCACCGAACTTGTAGGTAGAGATATATCACTTTCTGCGAATATTCTAAAATTAGCAAATTCTGCTTCGTTTTCGCAGAGAACTAAGGTAGAGAATTTGGAAGGTGCGATTAAAGTCATCGGTCTTTCTGAATTGAACAGTATTCTTTTGAGTTTGGGAACGAAAAAGATTTTGGAAGAAAAATACAAAGAGTTTGAATCGATTTGGGAACGGTCTAGCTTATCGGCGTTTATATGTAGGCGTCTTGGGGAAAGGATGGGTTGGAAAAAACAGACAATCACCGTTTTAGTCTGTGCGGCTTTGTTACACGACGTGGGTCGTGTGATTTTGCTTTCTCTTGAACCCGATATGTCCGAAAAAATCTCCGAAATTTTAGGAAATCGACTTTTACCTTCTCCATTGACTCTGGAGGAAGCTGCATTAGGAATTTCTCATACGACTTTGGGTGGTATGATCTGTGAGAAGTGGAACTTTTCGGATACAATTCGAGTTGCCGCAGAGATGCATCACAGACCGCTTTTGGTTAAGAAGGAATTTCAAGATGCGGTGTTTTCGATTTATCTTTCGGACATGATCATTGATATTTCCCGAGGTCTCTCCGATTATTTTCTAATTCAATCCGCCGTTCTTCAACATTTCGGCTTCAAAAAAGAAGCCGAGCTGGACGAATTTATGAAAAGAACTCTTCAGGAATATAAGGAGTTCGACAAAAAATCCTAA
- a CDS encoding ABC-2 family transporter protein: MFLNFTCQIQVGGKDQSGNPDFQIYVVFLFFAFWNTILALFLPVSLLGDELENKTYIPILSRPVSSLTYIGGKSLGVLLLVFANGVFLIGTYFVKQWIGGEVFSWDLLKACFTMFSVFYFLILFGFVSVLSFGKNAAFFGGLALLVFSTFLDLFIYESVAANMIQTSDLKKQVLEAIYWILPQEGTVFFFSSSLLAKSLSQVHYYGEYSLIQIGIWIVLCFGFVKVVLDRKEL, translated from the coding sequence TTGTTTTTAAATTTCACCTGCCAGATTCAGGTGGGCGGTAAGGATCAATCCGGAAATCCGGATTTTCAAATTTACGTCGTTTTTCTTTTTTTCGCGTTTTGGAACACAATTCTTGCGTTGTTTCTTCCCGTTTCGCTTTTGGGAGACGAGCTGGAAAATAAGACTTATATTCCGATTCTTTCAAGACCCGTTTCTTCTCTGACTTATATCGGAGGAAAATCTCTGGGAGTTCTTTTACTTGTTTTCGCAAACGGCGTCTTTTTAATCGGAACGTATTTCGTTAAACAATGGATCGGCGGGGAAGTTTTTTCCTGGGATCTTTTGAAAGCCTGTTTTACGATGTTTTCCGTCTTTTACTTCTTAATTCTTTTTGGCTTTGTCTCGGTTCTCAGTTTCGGTAAAAATGCTGCGTTTTTTGGAGGACTTGCGTTGCTTGTTTTTTCCACCTTTTTGGATCTGTTCATCTACGAGTCCGTTGCGGCGAATATGATTCAAACTTCGGATTTAAAAAAACAAGTCTTGGAAGCGATATATTGGATTTTACCCCAGGAAGGAACTGTGTTCTTTTTTTCGAGTTCTCTTCTCGCAAAAAGTCTTTCGCAAGTTCATTACTACGGAGAATATTCCCTTATCCAAATCGGTATTTGGATCGTTCTTTGTTTCGGATTCGTAAAAGTTGTTCTGGACAGGAAAGAACTCTAA
- a CDS encoding ABC transporter ATP-binding protein, which translates to MSEFAIEIDSIQKKYKEQHALKGVSFRVRQGSVFGLLGPNGAGKTSLVRILMGFSKQTGGDFRLFGLSFSPHLRKKIGYLPEKISIPGFLTGEEFLSFCGKLAGMQSPFIRKKSKNLLEKTGIADAASKKVASYSKGMLQRLGLASALIGDPELLILDEPGSGLDPKGYIDFRETLMEENKTNGTTVLLNSHRLLEVEKVCYEIGILNLGTLAAIGPLESLKEGKNRILVKVESITSELDSYVRKISSELKIVENQIEFLPENEIDPRKIPAELVSLGANILKYERITESLEEVFLRVTGGSSE; encoded by the coding sequence ATGTCTGAATTTGCAATTGAAATCGATTCGATTCAAAAAAAATACAAGGAGCAACACGCTCTTAAGGGAGTGTCTTTTCGGGTTCGCCAAGGTTCCGTTTTCGGTCTTCTTGGCCCGAATGGGGCGGGAAAAACGAGTTTGGTTCGAATTCTTATGGGATTTTCCAAACAAACGGGAGGAGATTTTCGTTTGTTCGGACTTTCATTCTCTCCTCATTTGAGGAAAAAAATCGGTTATCTCCCTGAAAAAATTTCTATCCCAGGATTTTTAACGGGGGAAGAATTTTTAAGCTTCTGCGGAAAGTTAGCCGGAATGCAAAGTCCTTTCATCCGAAAAAAGTCCAAGAATCTTTTGGAAAAAACGGGTATTGCGGATGCTGCTTCGAAGAAAGTTGCCAGTTATTCCAAGGGAATGTTGCAAAGACTGGGACTTGCATCCGCATTGATCGGCGACCCGGAACTTTTGATTTTGGACGAACCCGGTTCCGGTTTGGATCCAAAAGGGTATATCGATTTTCGAGAAACTCTTATGGAGGAGAATAAAACGAATGGTACAACAGTATTATTGAATTCTCATAGACTTTTGGAAGTGGAAAAGGTTTGTTATGAAATTGGGATTCTTAACTTGGGGACTCTTGCCGCGATCGGACCTTTGGAATCCTTAAAAGAAGGAAAAAATCGGATTCTCGTCAAAGTAGAATCAATAACTTCTGAGTTGGATTCCTACGTTCGTAAAATTTCTTCCGAACTAAAGATCGTCGAAAATCAGATCGAGTTTCTTCCGGAAAACGAAATCGATCCGAGAAAAATTCCCGCAGAACTCGTGAGTTTAGGCGCGAATATTTTAAAATACGAAAGAATCACGGAATCTCTTGAGGAAGTTTTTCTGAGAGTTACTGGAGGAAGTAGTGAATAA
- the sixA gene encoding phosphohistidine phosphatase SixA, which yields MKIIIARHGEAETTSPDGTDRSRPLTSKGKADVHKMANFFKIGFKITKIYHSPYERTTNTAKIYTDILHPERETESLDYLKAGQDMSQVCPIIREYSNSDTILLVGHSPDVSVFAEKLLGISGVGKSFLFSPGSALAINVPREKFHDGQIIWFVCPDFLG from the coding sequence ATGAAGATTATCATTGCTAGACATGGAGAAGCGGAAACAACTTCTCCGGATGGAACCGATCGTTCAAGACCGCTTACTTCTAAAGGCAAAGCGGATGTACACAAGATGGCGAACTTTTTTAAAATCGGTTTCAAGATCACAAAGATCTATCACAGTCCTTACGAAAGAACAACAAACACCGCAAAAATTTATACGGACATCCTTCATCCCGAACGAGAAACCGAATCACTGGATTATCTAAAGGCAGGCCAAGACATGTCCCAAGTTTGTCCGATAATTCGAGAATATTCGAACTCGGATACGATTCTTTTGGTGGGACATAGCCCGGACGTTTCCGTATTTGCTGAAAAACTTTTAGGAATCAGTGGAGTTGGAAAGAGTTTTCTTTTTTCTCCGGGATCAGCTCTTGCAATCAACGTCCCTAGAGAAAAATTCCACGACGGTCAAATCATCTGGTTCGTTTGCCCCGATTTTCTCGGTTGA
- a CDS encoding LIMLP_16025 family protein gives MENKKLNDIINVGIGAVQTSREIFDKLVDDLNQGKEKIEVRFDQLKTQGEKDMSESALKLKINLAWGLVRFEEIRDNILSHFIKR, from the coding sequence ATGGAAAACAAAAAATTAAACGATATAATTAATGTAGGAATTGGAGCTGTTCAAACTTCTCGTGAAATTTTCGATAAACTCGTGGATGACTTGAATCAAGGTAAAGAAAAGATCGAAGTAAGATTTGATCAATTAAAGACTCAAGGAGAGAAGGACATGAGCGAAAGCGCTCTGAAATTAAAAATCAATTTAGCTTGGGGATTGGTTCGATTTGAGGAGATCCGGGACAACATCCTCAGTCATTTTATCAAAAGGTAA
- a CDS encoding IS110 family transposase: MKRKIYVGMDVHKETIRIACLTNNTKEIVKEQQIKHNEVQIKKFVNKLKSEWNEIHSCYEAGVTGYPLYRYLKSLGVNCILVAPGKIPRQSSDKIKTDKRDAIKLAKLLRSGELESIHVPSEEDEAVRDYLRSRDSLRLDLGRNRQRLMKFLLRKGITYSATKYWTVSHNKWLNNLQFNNEILQETFNDYYSRVRVQEENLKAMDKRIQEIAESEPYREKVGILRCFRGVDYLTAMFLLCEVCDFKRFKTAGSFMSFLGLVPGEYSSGSKRKQTGITKTGSPRLRRILTEAAWQHRFPGTGSKIVTARRSGQPALVVALAEKASLRLHKKFRNLQQRGKTPQVMITAVSRELSGFLWAAMNLVA, from the coding sequence ATGAAAAGAAAAATATATGTAGGAATGGATGTCCACAAAGAAACGATTAGAATTGCGTGTTTAACGAACAATACAAAGGAAATAGTAAAAGAACAGCAGATAAAACATAATGAGGTTCAGATCAAAAAGTTCGTCAATAAACTAAAATCAGAATGGAACGAGATACATAGTTGTTACGAGGCGGGAGTAACCGGTTATCCACTTTACAGATATCTAAAGTCTTTGGGAGTGAACTGTATCCTTGTAGCACCCGGAAAGATACCAAGACAAAGCTCGGATAAGATCAAAACGGATAAGAGAGACGCGATCAAATTAGCAAAATTATTACGAAGTGGAGAATTAGAATCGATTCATGTACCGAGTGAAGAGGACGAAGCGGTAAGAGATTATTTGAGATCCCGTGACAGCCTTCGTTTGGATTTAGGAAGGAATCGTCAAAGGTTAATGAAATTCTTATTAAGAAAGGGTATAACTTACTCAGCAACAAAGTATTGGACAGTCAGTCATAACAAATGGTTGAACAATCTACAGTTTAACAACGAGATCCTTCAAGAGACGTTTAACGACTATTATAGTCGAGTAAGAGTTCAAGAAGAGAATTTAAAAGCGATGGATAAGAGGATACAAGAGATAGCGGAAAGTGAACCGTATCGAGAGAAAGTAGGAATATTAAGATGTTTCCGAGGAGTGGATTATCTAACCGCAATGTTTTTACTTTGTGAGGTTTGTGACTTCAAACGATTCAAAACAGCCGGTTCGTTCATGAGTTTTTTAGGACTTGTTCCGGGAGAATATTCCAGCGGTTCCAAAAGAAAACAAACAGGGATAACAAAAACAGGAAGTCCCAGACTTCGAAGAATATTGACAGAAGCAGCTTGGCAACATCGTTTCCCTGGAACAGGAAGTAAGATTGTAACCGCACGTAGATCGGGACAACCTGCGTTAGTTGTTGCTTTGGCGGAAAAAGCATCTCTCAGATTACACAAGAAGTTTCGTAATCTACAGCAAAGAGGAAAAACTCCTCAGGTAATGATAACGGCAGTTTCAAGAGAGTTATCCGGATTTCTTTGGGCGGCGATGAATCTGGTTGCATAG
- a CDS encoding SGNH/GDSL hydrolase family protein has translation MNSFWLRRFLQFQNILFFLLISCVGKESDQHGLSFLLPLTGPLLKVGIIGDSLSQESDGFGLREKLGFRFTVTDYSVSGRYVPAWLQTIGTALTERQDLLILELGTNDVSGYPIDQFPKNYENLLSLIQSRSNAMILVTILPPTFQPGYRANILQINSYLKGLSSRYPTADMESVFLERENTIPLYSQTDLVHPNPVGYELMGTVYTDVIHKLYIK, from the coding sequence ATGAACTCTTTTTGGCTTCGTAGATTTCTTCAATTTCAGAATATTCTATTTTTCTTATTGATTTCCTGTGTCGGTAAGGAGAGTGATCAGCACGGACTTTCGTTTCTATTACCTTTGACGGGCCCGCTTTTGAAAGTGGGGATCATCGGAGATTCTTTATCCCAAGAATCGGACGGTTTTGGACTGAGAGAAAAACTTGGCTTCCGATTTACGGTTACTGATTATTCGGTTTCAGGAAGATACGTTCCCGCTTGGCTTCAGACGATTGGGACTGCTTTGACTGAACGACAAGATCTTTTAATTTTAGAATTGGGGACGAATGATGTTTCCGGCTATCCCATCGACCAATTTCCGAAGAATTACGAGAATCTCCTCAGCTTAATCCAATCTCGTAGTAACGCAATGATCTTAGTCACGATTCTTCCGCCTACGTTTCAACCCGGCTATAGAGCAAATATCTTGCAGATTAATTCGTATCTGAAGGGGCTAAGCTCTCGCTATCCAACTGCGGATATGGAGTCCGTTTTTTTAGAGAGAGAAAATACGATTCCTTTGTATTCGCAAACGGACCTTGTTCATCCGAATCCAGTCGGATACGAATTAATGGGAACCGTCTATACGGATGTGATTCACAAACTCTACATCAAATAA
- a CDS encoding ArnT family glycosyltransferase, producing MSRKTLAIISSKTLSWILPSLLVLLFVWILYNDRLEFPPVWPDEVLFFSPSQDFAEFGTLRTRVLEGLIPGMEDTTLWMPPLYFFSGGLWMKYVFPGIVGLRLFTLVVAALCILIFYGILFRIGFSLLSALFAGLLLVTDLLFLRVGTMARMEMLCLFFALASLFLLVRTALDEDPKPVGKVEALFSGIFLGLSFLSHPFGSVFGVPSLYLLWRRKSLSTSLFWVGGIFPLAIWIIWLVPHWSSFLFQFGLQFGRKKELFTLFSILTKIKILIGGYENPGVRILFYIFLLMGIGINRRLLRERFLFLFVWIFGTLVFLFLSTEFYYVMYLTLPLSALGGMLFEESDRKRVIYVGSGLLFCNLIVLFLAYRKVGFINSEFDLGKKFSEEIAAELRYSKKVYLQAIPDPYFYLRERYPDQKILEFIPGELPVPSERFAGTLDSIDTFVFSEGTKRNDTVENYLKENSSSFYKKNVSVSPSTTRKLIRAQAEIYLRKKK from the coding sequence ATGTCCCGGAAAACGCTCGCTATTATTTCATCTAAAACACTTTCCTGGATATTGCCGTCTCTTTTAGTATTACTTTTCGTATGGATTTTATATAACGATCGGCTTGAATTTCCTCCGGTTTGGCCGGACGAAGTTTTATTTTTTTCCCCTTCGCAAGACTTTGCGGAATTTGGAACTCTTCGAACTCGGGTTTTAGAAGGTTTGATTCCAGGAATGGAAGATACGACTTTGTGGATGCCACCGTTGTATTTTTTTTCCGGCGGTCTTTGGATGAAGTATGTGTTTCCGGGAATTGTCGGACTTCGTTTATTCACACTTGTAGTTGCTGCGCTTTGTATTTTAATTTTTTACGGGATTTTATTTAGAATCGGATTTTCTTTGTTGTCCGCGCTATTTGCCGGTTTGTTGCTCGTTACGGACCTATTATTTTTGAGAGTGGGAACGATGGCAAGGATGGAGATGCTTTGTCTGTTTTTCGCATTAGCAAGTTTATTCCTTTTGGTTCGCACCGCTTTGGATGAGGATCCAAAACCTGTCGGGAAAGTTGAAGCTTTGTTTTCCGGAATTTTTCTTGGGCTGTCTTTTCTTTCTCATCCGTTCGGTTCTGTGTTTGGAGTTCCTTCCTTGTATCTCCTTTGGAGAAGAAAATCTTTGTCGACGTCTTTGTTTTGGGTCGGAGGGATCTTTCCCCTTGCGATTTGGATCATTTGGCTGGTTCCTCATTGGAGTTCGTTTTTATTCCAGTTCGGATTGCAGTTCGGAAGGAAGAAGGAGCTTTTCACTTTGTTTTCCATCCTCACGAAGATCAAGATTTTGATCGGAGGATATGAAAATCCGGGGGTTAGGATTTTATTTTACATTTTTCTTTTGATGGGAATCGGAATCAATCGAAGGTTGTTGAGGGAGCGCTTTTTATTTCTTTTTGTTTGGATTTTTGGGACTCTTGTATTTTTGTTTTTATCCACCGAATTTTATTACGTGATGTATCTTACCCTTCCGCTTTCTGCATTAGGTGGAATGTTGTTTGAAGAATCCGATCGTAAGAGAGTGATTTACGTAGGTTCAGGGCTTTTATTTTGTAATTTGATCGTTTTGTTTCTAGCATATCGAAAAGTTGGTTTTATCAATTCGGAGTTCGATCTTGGAAAGAAATTTTCGGAAGAAATCGCGGCTGAATTGAGATATTCCAAGAAAGTTTATCTTCAGGCGATTCCTGATCCGTATTTTTATCTAAGGGAAAGGTATCCGGATCAGAAAATTTTGGAATTTATTCCGGGTGAACTTCCGGTTCCTTCGGAGAGGTTTGCGGGTACTTTAGATTCCATCGATACGTTTGTTTTCAGCGAAGGGACGAAACGGAATGATACTGTGGAAAATTATCTTAAGGAAAATTCGTCTTCTTTTTATAAAAAAAACGTTTCCGTTTCTCCTTCCACGACTCGAAAATTGATCCGCGCTCAGGCGGAAATTTATCTCCGGAAAAAAAAATGA
- a CDS encoding STAS domain-containing protein, whose product MEIKTKKIGKHILVALNGRLDIGHSDEVEAKLLDDVQSGQGDILINLENISYISSSGIRIFVGMVRELEKQGRKLKLCCITPPVKKVFDVVELLDLFEVYETESSALDSLA is encoded by the coding sequence TTGGAAATCAAAACGAAAAAGATTGGTAAGCATATTCTGGTGGCGCTCAACGGAAGGCTGGATATCGGACATTCAGACGAGGTGGAAGCGAAGTTGCTGGACGATGTTCAGTCCGGACAGGGTGATATTTTGATCAACCTGGAAAATATTTCTTACATTTCCTCCTCTGGAATCCGTATCTTTGTCGGTATGGTCAGGGAATTAGAAAAGCAGGGAAGAAAGTTGAAGCTTTGTTGCATTACTCCTCCTGTAAAAAAGGTATTCGATGTGGTCGAACTATTGGATCTGTTTGAAGTTTATGAAACAGAAAGTTCTGCGCTCGATTCTCTTGCTTAA